Proteins encoded in a region of the Streptomyces violaceoruber genome:
- the pepN gene encoding aminopeptidase N, with product MSVLTRDEAQTRSRLLDVHHYAIDLDLTRGDETFDSRTVIRFSVRGDTAGTDTFVEVKPAELRAVTLDGQPLDPAALDENRLALKNLAPGEHELRVDAAMRYSRTGEGMHRFTDPSDGETYVYTQLFLDDVQRIYAAFDQPDLKAVFDVAVTAPEGWTVLANGVTEHTGDGRWKAATTPPISTYLVAVAAGPWHSVRTEHRGLPFGIHCRRSLAPHLDADADELLDVTRACFDRYHEKFDEPYPFDSYDQAFVPEFNAGAMENPGLVTFRDEFVFRSAVTDTQRQTRAMVIAHEMAHMWFGDLVTLRWWDDIWLNESFAEYMGYQTTAEATRFTDTWTDFGVTRKAWGYDADQRPSTHPVAPENVQDTAAALLNFDGISYAKGASALRQLVAWLGEKDFLAGINIHFERHKFANASLADFIDSLAAATDRDVHAWADAWLRTTGVDTLVPSVTGDNGSRTLTVRHTGERPHRIAVGLYDQNPGHEGRLTPRERLDLDVPQADPRPIGKLPALVVLNDGDLSYAKVRFDADSFRTVRESLSGLPDPLTRAVVWNALRDAVRDGELPAATYLEIARAHLPHESDLALVDGVLAFAAGQIADRYATPEQRPAALNTLADLCRDLIRRTEDGDHPGLRLIAVRHRIATAAHPDTIAAWLADGTVPGGPELDPELRWRILTRLAVLGATDEAAIAAELANDPSATGQEGAARCRAALPDAEAKARAWEAMFASDDLSNYLFTATAQGFWQPEQAELVRDYVPRYYTEAVALAARRGPAMADAAGRWAFPAHAVDADTLRLGRECLADADPIPALRRKLTDQLDDLARALRVREAHTD from the coding sequence ATGTCCGTACTGACGCGCGACGAAGCGCAGACCCGTTCCCGGCTCCTCGACGTCCACCACTACGCGATCGACCTCGATCTGACCCGTGGGGACGAGACCTTCGACTCCCGGACCGTGATCCGGTTCAGCGTCCGCGGCGACACGGCCGGCACGGACACGTTCGTCGAGGTCAAGCCCGCGGAGCTGCGCGCCGTCACCCTGGACGGACAGCCCCTGGACCCGGCCGCGCTCGACGAGAACCGGCTGGCGCTGAAGAACCTCGCACCCGGCGAGCACGAGCTGCGGGTCGACGCCGCCATGCGGTACTCCCGCACCGGCGAGGGCATGCACCGCTTCACCGACCCCAGCGACGGCGAGACCTACGTCTACACCCAGCTGTTCCTGGACGACGTCCAGCGGATCTACGCCGCCTTCGACCAGCCCGACCTCAAGGCCGTCTTCGACGTCGCCGTGACCGCCCCCGAGGGCTGGACCGTCCTCGCCAACGGCGTCACCGAGCACACCGGCGACGGCCGCTGGAAGGCCGCCACCACCCCGCCGATCTCCACCTACCTCGTGGCCGTCGCCGCCGGCCCCTGGCACTCCGTGCGCACCGAGCACCGCGGCCTGCCCTTCGGCATCCACTGCCGCCGCTCGCTCGCCCCGCACCTGGACGCCGACGCCGACGAACTCCTCGACGTCACCCGGGCCTGCTTCGACCGCTACCACGAGAAGTTCGACGAGCCCTACCCCTTCGACTCCTACGACCAGGCGTTCGTCCCCGAGTTCAACGCCGGCGCGATGGAGAACCCCGGCCTGGTCACCTTCCGCGACGAGTTCGTCTTCCGGTCCGCCGTCACCGACACCCAGCGCCAGACCCGCGCCATGGTCATCGCCCACGAGATGGCGCACATGTGGTTCGGCGACCTCGTCACGCTGCGCTGGTGGGACGACATCTGGCTGAACGAGTCCTTCGCCGAGTACATGGGCTACCAGACCACCGCCGAGGCCACCCGCTTCACCGACACCTGGACCGACTTCGGCGTCACCCGCAAGGCCTGGGGCTACGACGCCGACCAGCGCCCCTCCACCCACCCCGTGGCCCCCGAGAACGTCCAGGACACCGCCGCCGCCCTGCTCAACTTCGACGGCATCTCCTACGCCAAGGGCGCCTCCGCTCTGCGCCAGCTCGTCGCCTGGCTCGGCGAGAAGGACTTCCTGGCCGGCATCAACATCCACTTCGAGCGGCACAAGTTCGCCAACGCCTCCCTCGCCGACTTCATCGACTCCCTGGCCGCCGCCACCGACCGCGACGTCCACGCCTGGGCCGACGCCTGGCTGCGCACCACCGGCGTCGACACCCTCGTCCCGAGCGTCACCGGCGACAACGGCAGCCGCACCCTCACCGTCCGGCACACCGGCGAGCGCCCCCACCGCATCGCCGTCGGCCTCTACGACCAGAACCCGGGCCACGAGGGCCGCCTCACCCCGCGCGAGCGCCTCGACCTCGACGTCCCCCAGGCCGACCCCCGGCCCATCGGCAAGCTCCCCGCCCTGGTCGTGCTCAACGACGGCGACCTGAGCTACGCCAAGGTCCGCTTCGACGCCGACTCCTTCCGGACCGTCCGCGAGAGCCTGTCCGGCCTGCCCGACCCGCTCACCCGGGCCGTCGTCTGGAACGCCCTCAGGGACGCCGTCCGCGACGGCGAACTCCCCGCCGCCACCTACCTCGAGATCGCCCGCGCCCACCTCCCGCACGAGAGCGACCTCGCGCTCGTCGACGGCGTCCTCGCCTTCGCCGCCGGCCAGATCGCCGACCGCTACGCCACCCCCGAGCAGCGGCCCGCCGCCCTGAACACCCTCGCCGACCTCTGCCGCGACCTCATCCGCCGCACCGAGGACGGCGACCACCCCGGGCTGCGCCTGATCGCCGTACGGCACCGCATCGCGACGGCCGCCCACCCCGACACCATCGCCGCCTGGCTCGCCGACGGCACCGTGCCCGGCGGACCCGAACTCGACCCCGAGCTGCGCTGGCGCATCCTCACCCGGCTCGCCGTCCTCGGCGCCACCGACGAGGCCGCCATCGCCGCCGAGCTGGCGAACGACCCGAGCGCCACCGGCCAGGAGGGTGCCGCCCGCTGCCGCGCCGCGCTGCCGGACGCCGAGGCCAAGGCCCGCGCCTGGGAGGCCATGTTCGCCTCCGACGACCTCTCCAACTACCTGTTCACCGCCACCGCCCAGGGCTTCTGGCAGCCCGAACAGGCCGAGCTGGTCCGGGACTACGTACCGCGCTACTACACCGAGGCCGTCGCGCTCGCCGCCCGCCGCGGCCCCGCCATGGCCGACGCCGCCGGCCGCTGGGCCTTCCCCGCCCACGCCGTCGACGCCGACACCCTCCGGCTCGGCCGCGAGTGCCTCGCCGACGCCGACCCGATCCCCGCCCTGCGCCGCAAGCTCACCGACCAGCTGGACGACCTGGCGCGCGCCCTGCGGGTACGGGAGGCGCACACGGACTGA
- a CDS encoding pyridoxal phosphate-dependent decarboxylase family protein, with product MGMPPLASGPHGADALRPLLDTVLDALRAGTAARGGPLPAGGPGAVAARVADAAGAILPERGDPEALRVLVTALAEGAADPAHPLCAAHLHTPPLAVAAAADLAASVLNPSLDSWDQAPAASALETLVTRALARETGAADAVVTTGGTESNQLAVLLARERHGAGLRLVHGAGAHHSLPRAAWLLGLPEPVVVPAPAGTLDPAALDDALTQVPGPHLVAATAGTTDAGLIDPLPEIADRCAAHGARLHVDAAYGAGLLFSERHRARLAGLEAADTVALDLHKLGWQPIPAGLLTVTDADDLGALHHRADYLNADDDTDAGLPDLLGRSPRTSRRPDVLKTAVTLKTLGRAGLGALVDAVCSLAREFADLVETHPGFELHAPPTISTVLFRPAGAGDDAVAAVRRALLTTGRAVLGRARADGRLWLKATLLNPHTRPDDLAALLTLVEGHVPR from the coding sequence ATGGGCATGCCGCCCCTCGCCTCGGGCCCGCACGGCGCCGACGCCCTGCGGCCCCTGCTCGACACCGTGCTCGACGCCCTGCGCGCCGGCACGGCCGCACGCGGCGGCCCGCTGCCCGCCGGCGGCCCCGGCGCCGTCGCCGCCCGGGTGGCGGACGCGGCCGGCGCCATCCTGCCCGAGAGGGGCGACCCCGAGGCGCTCCGCGTCCTGGTCACCGCGCTGGCCGAGGGCGCCGCCGACCCGGCCCACCCCCTGTGCGCGGCCCACCTGCACACCCCGCCGCTCGCCGTCGCGGCCGCCGCCGACCTCGCCGCGAGCGTCCTCAACCCCTCCCTCGACTCCTGGGACCAGGCACCCGCCGCCTCCGCGCTGGAAACCCTCGTCACCCGCGCCCTGGCCCGGGAGACCGGCGCCGCCGACGCCGTCGTCACCACCGGAGGCACCGAGTCCAACCAGCTCGCCGTCCTGCTCGCCCGCGAGCGGCACGGCGCGGGCCTGCGGCTGGTCCACGGGGCGGGCGCCCACCACTCGCTGCCCCGCGCCGCCTGGCTGCTCGGCCTGCCCGAGCCCGTCGTCGTCCCCGCCCCCGCCGGCACCCTCGACCCCGCCGCCCTGGACGACGCCCTCACCCAGGTCCCCGGCCCGCACCTCGTCGCCGCCACCGCGGGCACCACCGACGCCGGGCTCATCGACCCGCTGCCCGAGATCGCCGACCGCTGCGCCGCCCACGGCGCCCGCCTCCACGTCGACGCCGCCTACGGCGCGGGCCTCCTGTTCAGCGAGCGGCACCGCGCCCGGCTCGCGGGACTGGAGGCCGCCGACACCGTCGCCCTGGACCTGCACAAGCTCGGCTGGCAGCCCATCCCCGCCGGACTCCTCACGGTCACCGACGCCGACGACCTCGGCGCCCTCCACCACCGCGCCGACTACCTCAACGCCGACGACGACACCGACGCGGGCCTGCCCGACCTCCTCGGGCGCTCCCCGCGCACCAGCCGCCGCCCCGACGTCCTGAAGACCGCCGTCACCCTCAAGACCCTGGGGCGCGCCGGACTGGGCGCCCTCGTCGACGCGGTCTGCTCCCTCGCCAGGGAGTTCGCCGATCTGGTCGAGACCCATCCCGGGTTCGAACTGCACGCCCCGCCCACCATCAGCACGGTCCTGTTCCGGCCCGCCGGAGCGGGAGACGACGCCGTGGCCGCCGTACGCCGCGCGCTGCTCACCACCGGCCGCGCCGTACTCGGCCGGGCCCGCGCCGACGGGCGGCTCTGGCTCAAGGCGACCCTCCTGAACCCGCACACCCGCCCAGACGACCTCGCAGCGCTCCTGACGCTCGTGGAAGGACACGTCCCGCGATGA
- a CDS encoding lysine N(6)-hydroxylase/L-ornithine N(5)-oxygenase family protein yields MNTPAPHTPDAPRDLVGIGIGPFNLSLAALADPLTGLDAVFYDQRPGFRWHPGLLIDGARVQVPFLADLVTLVDPASPWTFLNHLRARERLFPFYFAERFHIERAEYDAYCRWVAENLPALRFHHQVDAVRWNPERDLFEVDYTQLDAGGEAEALGRTHTRNVVLGIGTEPHVPDPLRPLVEDPAVPVVHAADYLRHRDTLLAAGHVTVIGTGQSGAEVFLDLLRHRPAGRERLYWLGRTGALAPMEYSKLGLEHFTPDYTRYFHGLAEPVRDRLVAAQWQLHKGIDADTTAAIHDELYRRTLDGGWPDTTLTPGVHVRTAGRIAATQVELHLEHEQQKTRSRLTTDAVVLATGHRERPLGRLLAGLDPYMRRDSSERPRVDDRHRLVLDPSVTGSVYVQNAETHTHGVGTPDLGLAAWRSATILNDLTGREPYPLPARTAFTTFGLDGGLPQIPSARHHRALTPLVDGI; encoded by the coding sequence ATGAACACCCCGGCACCCCACACCCCCGACGCCCCCCGCGACCTCGTCGGCATCGGCATCGGCCCCTTCAACCTCTCCCTCGCGGCCCTCGCCGACCCCCTCACCGGCCTCGACGCCGTCTTCTACGACCAGCGCCCCGGCTTCCGCTGGCACCCCGGCCTGCTCATCGACGGCGCACGCGTCCAGGTGCCCTTCCTCGCCGACCTGGTCACCCTCGTCGACCCGGCGAGCCCCTGGACCTTCCTCAACCACCTCAGGGCCAGAGAACGCCTCTTCCCGTTCTACTTCGCCGAGCGCTTCCACATCGAGCGCGCCGAGTACGACGCCTACTGCCGCTGGGTCGCCGAGAACCTGCCCGCCCTCCGCTTCCACCACCAGGTCGACGCGGTGCGCTGGAATCCCGAACGCGACCTCTTCGAGGTCGACTACACCCAGCTCGACGCCGGCGGGGAGGCCGAGGCCCTCGGCCGCACCCACACCAGGAACGTCGTCCTCGGCATCGGCACCGAACCACACGTCCCCGACCCGCTCAGACCCCTCGTCGAGGACCCCGCGGTCCCCGTCGTCCACGCCGCCGACTACCTCCGCCACCGCGACACGCTCCTGGCCGCCGGACACGTCACCGTCATCGGCACCGGCCAGTCCGGCGCGGAGGTCTTCCTCGACCTGCTCCGCCACCGCCCCGCCGGACGCGAGCGGCTGTACTGGCTCGGCCGCACCGGCGCCCTCGCGCCCATGGAGTACTCCAAGCTCGGCCTGGAGCACTTCACCCCCGACTACACCCGCTACTTCCACGGCCTGGCCGAACCGGTCCGCGACCGCCTCGTCGCCGCCCAGTGGCAGCTGCACAAGGGCATCGACGCCGACACCACCGCCGCCATCCACGACGAGCTGTACCGGCGCACCCTCGACGGCGGCTGGCCCGACACCACCCTCACCCCCGGCGTCCACGTCCGCACCGCCGGACGCATCGCCGCCACCCAGGTCGAACTCCACCTGGAGCACGAGCAGCAGAAGACCCGCTCGCGCCTCACCACCGACGCCGTCGTCCTCGCCACCGGCCACCGGGAACGCCCGCTGGGCCGCCTCCTCGCCGGGCTCGACCCCTACATGCGGCGCGACAGCTCCGAACGCCCCCGCGTCGACGACCGCCACCGCCTCGTCCTCGACCCCTCCGTCACCGGCTCCGTCTACGTCCAGAACGCCGAGACGCACACCCACGGGGTCGGCACGCCCGACCTGGGCCTCGCCGCCTGGCGCAGCGCGACCATCCTCAACGACCTCACCGGGCGGGAGCCGTACCCGCTGCCCGCCCGCACCGCCTTCACCACCTTCGGCCTGGACGGCGGCCTGCCCCAGATCCCCTCGGCGCGCCACCACCGGGCGCTCACCCCCCTGGTGGACGGGATCTAG
- a CDS encoding SIMPL domain-containing protein, whose protein sequence is MTQAIEEPWGISVFGSGAVRAEPSLARVRPAVDVLEPSPEQAFQRAGEAVARLREVLRRHGVPDASVSGSRLGLSSEYDGHARGRTLLGYRCQASYAVETGALDDLERLIADVVDAGAHRIDGVEFDVRDRPALLDEARRRAVAAARRKAQVYAEAADARLGPVLHIQDVEAEPVAAFRASAAGGPPGALAPGAVEVSARVVLGFSLRH, encoded by the coding sequence ATGACACAGGCCATCGAAGAACCGTGGGGCATCAGCGTGTTCGGCTCGGGCGCGGTGCGGGCCGAGCCGTCGCTCGCTCGGGTGCGGCCGGCGGTGGACGTGCTGGAACCGTCGCCGGAGCAGGCCTTCCAGCGGGCCGGGGAGGCCGTGGCCCGGTTGCGGGAGGTGCTGCGGCGGCACGGTGTGCCGGACGCCTCGGTGTCGGGCTCCCGGCTGGGCCTCAGCTCGGAGTACGACGGTCACGCCCGTGGCCGGACGCTGCTCGGATACCGGTGCCAGGCCTCGTACGCGGTGGAGACCGGGGCGCTGGACGACCTCGAGCGGCTGATCGCGGACGTGGTCGACGCGGGCGCGCACCGGATCGACGGCGTGGAGTTCGACGTGCGCGACCGGCCGGCGCTGCTCGACGAGGCACGGCGCCGGGCGGTGGCCGCGGCCCGCCGCAAGGCCCAGGTGTACGCGGAGGCGGCGGACGCGCGGCTGGGGCCGGTGCTGCACATCCAGGACGTGGAGGCGGAGCCCGTCGCCGCGTTCCGGGCCTCGGCGGCCGGCGGCCCGCCCGGCGCGCTGGCTCCGGGCGCGGTGGAGGTGTCCGCCCGGGTGGTGCTGGGCTTCTCCCTGCGGCACTGA
- a CDS encoding chorismate mutase, which translates to MTTSNTGTGAVEPAVREELARLRDSIDNIDAAVVHMLAERFKCTQQVGHLKARHQLPPADPAREAQQIARLRTLAESAKLDPAFAEKFLNFIVAEVIHHHERIAESNAAGGAPATD; encoded by the coding sequence ATGACCACCAGCAACACCGGTACCGGTGCCGTCGAACCCGCCGTCCGCGAGGAGCTGGCCCGGCTGCGGGACAGTATCGACAACATCGACGCGGCCGTCGTCCACATGCTCGCCGAGCGCTTCAAGTGCACCCAGCAGGTCGGCCACCTCAAGGCCCGCCACCAGCTGCCGCCCGCCGATCCGGCCCGCGAGGCCCAGCAGATCGCCCGGCTGCGCACCCTCGCCGAGAGCGCCAAGCTCGACCCGGCGTTCGCCGAGAAGTTCCTGAACTTCATCGTCGCCGAGGTGATCCACCACCACGAGCGCATCGCGGAGAGCAACGCCGCCGGCGGCGCACCGGCCACCGACTGA